A DNA window from Streptomyces canus contains the following coding sequences:
- a CDS encoding LPXTG cell wall anchor domain-containing protein: MSYPKRTAALASVAALAGSAVLMAAPAARAEVVNVNYQCKTPIGDKSAVSPIDIKGVKSGSGYRITMSWQKGVSSSPVDLGKGAMNPSATIKLGGADSGTMSVTGPANQATVPANTPIKINDLTGTYTPKKSGKVTFTPGVLTIKALGTTTTCTPTNSPGASLTLDVTAASGSSGGTQSDSNASGSGSALPQTGPEDSAIALGTLGGTVLLAGAAGALWLTRRNQAARARR; the protein is encoded by the coding sequence GTGTCGTACCCGAAACGAACCGCCGCGCTCGCGTCCGTCGCGGCTCTGGCCGGCTCGGCGGTGCTGATGGCCGCCCCCGCCGCCCGTGCCGAGGTCGTGAACGTCAACTACCAGTGCAAGACGCCGATCGGTGACAAGAGCGCCGTCTCGCCCATCGACATCAAGGGCGTCAAGAGCGGCAGCGGCTACAGGATCACCATGTCCTGGCAGAAGGGCGTCTCCTCCAGCCCGGTCGATCTCGGCAAGGGCGCGATGAACCCGAGCGCCACCATCAAGCTGGGCGGCGCGGACAGCGGGACCATGAGCGTGACGGGCCCGGCCAACCAGGCGACCGTCCCCGCCAACACCCCCATCAAGATCAATGACCTGACCGGGACGTACACCCCGAAGAAGTCCGGCAAGGTCACCTTCACACCGGGCGTGCTCACCATCAAGGCGCTCGGAACGACGACCACCTGCACGCCGACCAACAGCCCCGGCGCCTCGCTGACCCTGGACGTCACCGCCGCCTCGGGCTCCTCCGGCGGCACCCAGAGCGACAGCAACGCGTCCGGCAGCGGCTCCGCCCTCCCGCAGACCGGTCCCGAGGACTCGGCGATCGCCCTCGGCACGCTCGGCGGCACGGTACTGCTCGCGGGCGCGGCCGGCGCGCTGTGGCTGACCCGGCGCAACCAGGCGGCCCGCGCGCGCCGCTGA
- a CDS encoding STAS domain-containing protein, with protein sequence MDRGTVGSAQSGRLLVEVRQEGSSAVVTPAGELDHHTADLLREPLEDCLAKGKSRLVVDCTRLEFCDSTGLNVLLGARLKAEAAGGGVHLAGMLPVVARVFEITGADAVFTVHDTLDEALAEESGG encoded by the coding sequence ATGGACCGCGGGACGGTCGGCAGCGCACAGTCTGGCCGGCTTCTGGTTGAGGTGCGGCAAGAGGGCTCCAGCGCCGTCGTGACTCCAGCAGGTGAGTTGGATCACCACACGGCCGATTTGTTGCGTGAGCCACTCGAGGACTGCCTCGCCAAGGGGAAGAGCCGGCTTGTCGTCGACTGCACACGGCTGGAGTTCTGTGACTCCACCGGACTGAATGTGCTGCTCGGGGCGCGGCTGAAAGCTGAGGCGGCGGGAGGCGGCGTGCACCTTGCGGGCATGCTGCCGGTCGTGGCGCGGGTCTTCGAGATCACGGGGGCCGATGCGGTCTTCACCGTGCACGACACCCTGGACGAGGCCCTGGCCGAGGAATCCGGCGGCTGA
- a CDS encoding allantoate amidohydrolase → MWRELLPIGRHPDSHGYRRFAWTGADTECRAWFKEQAEARGLTYEVDRNGNQWAWLGDPAQGDAVVTGSHLDSVPDGGAFDGPLGVVSSFAALDELRSRQAEFAKPLAIVNFGDEEGARFGLACVGSRLTAGQLTVEQAHRLTDGEGVMLPRAMEAAGHDPDGIGADPQRLARIGAFVELHVEQGRSLDLSGDRVGIASAIWPHGRWRFDFRGEANHAGTTRLVDRRDPMLSYAETVLAARREAELAGAVATFGKIAVEPNGVNAIPSLVRGWLDSRAADQESLDQVVGGIEKAAREYAQAHGIALDVVRESFTPVVEFDHALRDELARILGTDTDLKVPVLGTGAGHDAGILSGSIPTAMLFVRNPTGVSHSPAESAAEDDCVAGVLALADVLEGLARR, encoded by the coding sequence ATGTGGCGCGAGCTGCTCCCCATCGGCCGGCACCCCGACTCCCACGGCTACCGGCGCTTCGCCTGGACCGGGGCCGACACCGAGTGCCGGGCCTGGTTCAAGGAGCAGGCCGAAGCCCGCGGACTGACCTACGAGGTCGACCGGAACGGCAACCAGTGGGCCTGGCTGGGGGACCCCGCCCAGGGGGACGCCGTCGTCACCGGGTCGCACCTCGACTCCGTGCCCGACGGGGGCGCCTTCGACGGGCCCCTCGGAGTCGTCTCCTCCTTCGCCGCGCTCGATGAACTGCGGTCGCGGCAGGCGGAGTTCGCCAAGCCGCTCGCCATCGTCAACTTCGGGGACGAGGAGGGGGCCCGGTTCGGGCTCGCCTGTGTCGGGTCCCGGCTCACCGCCGGGCAGCTCACCGTCGAGCAGGCGCACCGGCTGACCGACGGGGAGGGGGTCATGCTCCCGCGGGCCATGGAAGCCGCCGGACACGACCCCGACGGCATCGGAGCCGACCCGCAGCGGCTCGCCCGTATCGGCGCCTTCGTCGAGCTGCACGTCGAGCAGGGACGGTCGCTGGATCTGTCCGGCGACCGGGTCGGCATCGCCAGCGCCATCTGGCCGCACGGCCGCTGGCGGTTCGACTTCCGGGGCGAGGCCAACCACGCCGGCACCACCCGCCTCGTGGACCGGCGCGACCCCATGCTGTCGTACGCCGAGACCGTGCTCGCCGCCCGCCGGGAGGCCGAACTCGCTGGAGCCGTCGCCACCTTCGGCAAGATCGCCGTCGAGCCGAACGGCGTCAACGCCATCCCCTCCCTGGTGCGCGGCTGGCTCGACTCCCGCGCCGCCGACCAGGAGAGCCTCGACCAGGTGGTCGGCGGGATCGAGAAGGCCGCCAGGGAGTACGCGCAGGCGCACGGCATCGCCCTCGACGTCGTCCGGGAGTCCTTCACCCCCGTCGTCGAGTTCGACCACGCCCTGCGCGACGAACTCGCCCGCATCCTGGGCACCGACACCGATCTCAAGGTGCCCGTCCTGGGTACCGGCGCCGGACACGACGCCGGGATCCTCTCCGGGAGCATCCCGACCGCCATGCTGTTCGTGCGCAATCCCACGGGCGTCTCGCACTCCCCGGCGGAATCCGCCGCCGAGGACGACTGCGTGGCCGGGGTCCTCGCGCTCGCCGACGTACTGGAAGGGCTGGCCCGCAGGTGA
- a CDS encoding formimidoylglutamate deiminase: MTPKTYWLEHAWLDTHVEPGVAVDVEGGRVAAVRTDTDTPPPGAEVLRGLTLPGLANTHSHAFHRALRGTVQVGSGTFWTWREVMYSVADRLTPQTYHALARAVYAEMALAGVTAVGEFHYLHHAPGGTPYADPNAMGEALIEAAAEAGIRITLLDTAYLSSGFGQPPTTHQLRFSDGSADAWAERCSILKDRDHARIGAAVHSVRAVPAGQLATVARWAEERRAPLHVHLSEQTAENDACREAHGCTPTELLAEHGVLGPRTTGVHNTHLTDEDIALIGDSGTGTCMCPTTERDLADGIGPALALQRRGSPLSLGSDSHAVIDLLEEARAMELNERLRTRRRGHWTAAALLRAASADGHAALGWDGAGTLEPGALADFTTIALDSVRTAGPVPRLGAETAVFAASAADVSHTVVGGRHVVRDGVHALVPDVPGALADAVAALHG; the protein is encoded by the coding sequence GTGACACCGAAGACCTACTGGCTGGAGCACGCCTGGCTCGACACCCACGTCGAGCCGGGGGTGGCCGTGGACGTGGAGGGCGGCCGCGTCGCCGCCGTCCGTACGGACACCGACACCCCGCCCCCCGGCGCCGAGGTCCTGCGCGGACTGACGCTCCCGGGCCTGGCGAACACCCACTCGCACGCCTTCCACCGGGCCCTGCGCGGCACCGTCCAGGTCGGCTCCGGAACCTTCTGGACCTGGCGCGAGGTCATGTACTCGGTCGCCGACAGGCTGACCCCGCAGACGTACCACGCGCTCGCCCGTGCCGTGTACGCGGAGATGGCGCTGGCGGGTGTGACGGCGGTCGGTGAGTTCCACTACCTGCACCACGCCCCGGGCGGCACTCCCTACGCCGACCCCAACGCCATGGGCGAGGCCCTGATCGAGGCCGCCGCCGAAGCCGGTATCCGTATCACCCTCCTCGACACCGCCTATCTCTCCTCCGGCTTCGGACAGCCGCCCACCACCCACCAGCTCCGCTTCTCCGACGGCAGCGCGGACGCCTGGGCCGAACGCTGTTCAATTCTCAAGGACCGGGATCACGCGAGGATCGGTGCGGCGGTCCACTCCGTACGGGCCGTGCCCGCCGGGCAGTTGGCGACCGTGGCCCGCTGGGCCGAGGAACGGCGGGCCCCGCTCCATGTGCACCTGTCCGAGCAGACCGCCGAGAACGACGCGTGCCGCGAGGCCCACGGGTGCACGCCCACCGAACTGCTCGCCGAGCACGGTGTCCTCGGGCCGCGCACCACCGGCGTCCACAACACCCACCTCACCGACGAGGACATCGCCCTGATCGGCGACAGCGGCACCGGCACCTGCATGTGCCCGACGACGGAACGGGACCTGGCCGACGGCATCGGGCCCGCGCTCGCCCTGCAACGCAGGGGCTCACCGCTCTCCCTCGGCTCCGACAGCCACGCCGTCATCGACCTGCTCGAAGAGGCTCGCGCGATGGAGCTCAACGAGCGCCTGCGCACCCGCAGACGAGGTCACTGGACGGCGGCGGCCCTCCTGCGGGCGGCCTCGGCCGACGGCCACGCGGCCCTCGGCTGGGACGGCGCCGGCACCCTGGAGCCCGGCGCGCTCGCCGACTTCACCACCATCGCCCTCGACTCGGTCAGGACGGCAGGGCCGGTTCCGCGGCTCGGGGCCGAGACGGCCGTATTCGCCGCGTCGGCAGCAGACGTGTCGCACACGGTCGTGGGAGGCCGGCACGTCGTACGGGACGGGGTCCACGCGCTCGTGCCGGATGTGCCGGGAGCCCTCGCGGACGCCGTCGCAGCGCTGCACGGATGA
- a CDS encoding peptide MFS transporter gives MASSLTKDSVTPGTPGSDKTFFGHPRGLATLFMTEMWERFSYYGMKALLTVYLLSGGPDAGKGSMGGGLAMDLATTTVIVSVYSAMVYLLAMPGGWLGDRVWGPRKTVAIAAVTIMCGHLVLALPGGQAPFFAGLALVAAGSGLLKANISTMVGHLYDGPDDPRRDGGFTIFYMGINAGAFFAPLAIGTVGQEVSWHLGFGMAAVGMAIGLAAFLLGTRNLSPRSNLVPKPLAAEERAAWLRKGLFWVIAATVFYGVVGFTGHFTLNWAMIPLTVIGLVVPAGVLLRIKRDKELTATEQSKMSGYIWFFVAAAVFWMIYDQGASTVQAFGSNDQKTAGSLLGFDFPTSWYQSLNPLFIMALAPVFAWLWVWLNRKGQEPGTIVKFAMGLVLVGVSFFFFLVPIAMAANGTAVSPMWLVGIYFIQTVGELCLSPVGLSVTTKTAPAKYASQMMGVWFLAVTAGDSITGLLSNPAIAGVDLSGTPAVFGEAALAALAGFAVWMYRRKVKSLMGDVR, from the coding sequence ATGGCGTCCAGCCTGACGAAGGACTCGGTGACTCCGGGCACCCCCGGTTCCGACAAAACCTTCTTCGGCCACCCCCGCGGACTGGCCACACTCTTCATGACCGAGATGTGGGAGAGGTTCTCCTACTACGGCATGAAGGCCCTGCTCACCGTCTACCTGCTCTCCGGCGGCCCCGACGCCGGCAAGGGCAGCATGGGCGGCGGCCTCGCGATGGACCTGGCGACCACCACCGTGATCGTCTCCGTCTACTCCGCGATGGTCTATCTGCTCGCCATGCCCGGCGGCTGGCTCGGCGACCGCGTCTGGGGCCCGCGCAAGACCGTGGCCATCGCGGCCGTCACGATCATGTGCGGTCACCTGGTGCTGGCGCTGCCCGGCGGCCAGGCACCGTTCTTCGCCGGTCTCGCGCTCGTCGCGGCCGGTTCCGGTCTGCTCAAGGCCAACATCTCCACGATGGTGGGCCACCTGTACGACGGCCCCGACGACCCGCGCCGCGACGGCGGCTTCACGATCTTCTACATGGGCATCAACGCGGGCGCCTTCTTCGCCCCGCTGGCCATCGGCACCGTCGGCCAGGAGGTCAGCTGGCATCTCGGCTTCGGCATGGCCGCGGTCGGCATGGCGATCGGTCTGGCCGCGTTCCTGCTCGGCACCCGCAACCTGAGCCCGCGGAGCAACCTCGTGCCCAAGCCCCTGGCGGCCGAGGAGCGCGCGGCCTGGCTGCGCAAGGGCCTGTTCTGGGTGATCGCCGCGACCGTCTTCTACGGCGTCGTCGGCTTCACCGGCCACTTCACGCTGAACTGGGCGATGATCCCGCTCACCGTCATCGGTCTGGTCGTCCCGGCGGGTGTGCTGCTGCGCATCAAGCGGGACAAGGAGCTGACGGCCACTGAGCAGTCGAAGATGTCCGGCTACATCTGGTTCTTCGTCGCGGCCGCCGTGTTCTGGATGATCTACGACCAGGGCGCGTCCACGGTCCAGGCATTCGGCTCGAACGACCAGAAGACGGCCGGATCACTGCTCGGCTTCGACTTCCCGACCTCCTGGTACCAGTCGCTGAACCCGCTGTTCATCATGGCGCTGGCCCCGGTCTTCGCCTGGCTGTGGGTGTGGCTGAACCGCAAGGGCCAGGAGCCCGGCACCATCGTGAAGTTCGCGATGGGCCTGGTCCTGGTCGGTGTCTCGTTCTTCTTCTTCCTGGTCCCGATCGCGATGGCGGCGAACGGCACCGCGGTCAGCCCGATGTGGCTCGTGGGCATCTACTTCATCCAGACCGTGGGTGAGCTGTGCCTCTCGCCGGTCGGCCTGTCGGTGACGACGAAGACGGCTCCCGCGAAGTACGCCTCGCAGATGATGGGTGTCTGGTTCCTCGCGGTCACCGCGGGCGACTCGATCACCGGCCTGCTGTCCAACCCGGCGATCGCCGGGGTCGACCTCAGCGGGACGCCCGCGGTGTTCGGGGAGGCGGCGCTGGCGGCTCTCGCCGGGTTCGCCGTGTGGATGTACCGGCGAAAGGTGAAGTCTCTTATGGGGGACGTTCGTTAG
- a CDS encoding ATP-binding protein, which translates to MSTTRPCSPGDRDPEPSVEPGGEAEVPTGRQVRRLSFEGESGVVPLARDFTRQALHAWGWLPAASADRRAVAEDVLLVVSELVTNACLHAEGPDQLWISCGNKVIRLEVSDKGTGQPAPRTPHQAGRPGGHGMFIVQRLCLDWGVVRAPGVAGKTVWAELGAPA; encoded by the coding sequence ATGAGCACCACCCGGCCCTGCTCGCCGGGCGACCGTGACCCGGAGCCCAGCGTGGAGCCTGGCGGCGAAGCCGAGGTGCCGACGGGGCGGCAGGTCCGTCGGCTGAGCTTCGAGGGGGAGAGCGGGGTGGTCCCGCTCGCGCGCGACTTCACCCGGCAGGCGTTGCACGCGTGGGGGTGGCTGCCGGCGGCGTCCGCCGACAGGCGGGCCGTGGCGGAGGACGTGCTGCTCGTCGTCTCCGAGCTGGTGACGAACGCGTGTCTGCATGCGGAGGGCCCGGACCAGTTGTGGATCTCCTGTGGCAACAAGGTGATCCGCCTGGAGGTCTCGGACAAGGGCACCGGGCAGCCGGCGCCGCGGACTCCGCACCAGGCCGGACGGCCGGGCGGGCACGGGATGTTCATCGTGCAGCGGCTCTGCCTGGACTGGGGAGTCGTACGGGCCCCCGGGGTGGCCGGCAAGACCGTGTGGGCGGAGCTCGGGGCACCCGCCTAG
- a CDS encoding RNA polymerase sigma factor SigF: protein MSPRLDASHTHQATSTSPPEHLNPIEQDSEDDVLAGLPEIPPFEEVGAVDARALSKTLFARLESLEEGTHEYSYVRNTLVELNLALVKFAASRFRSRSEPMEDIIQVGTIGLIKAIDRFELSRGVEFPTFAMPTIVGEIKRFFRDTSWSVRVPRRLQELRLDLAKAGDELAQKLDRAPTVGELAERLGLSKDEVVEGMAASNAYTASSLDAQPEEDDSEGALADRIGYEDHGLEGIEYVESLKPLIAELPSRDRTILSLRFVAGMTQSEIGDELGISQMHVSRLLSRTLVRLRKGLTVEE from the coding sequence ATGTCACCCCGGCTCGACGCCTCGCATACCCATCAGGCGACGTCGACATCCCCCCCGGAACATCTGAATCCCATCGAGCAGGACAGCGAAGACGACGTGCTCGCCGGGCTCCCGGAGATCCCACCCTTCGAAGAGGTGGGGGCCGTGGACGCGCGCGCCCTCTCCAAGACCCTCTTCGCGCGACTGGAGTCGCTGGAGGAGGGCACGCACGAGTATTCGTACGTCCGCAACACGCTCGTCGAACTGAACCTCGCCCTGGTCAAGTTCGCCGCCTCCCGCTTCCGCTCCCGCAGTGAGCCGATGGAGGACATCATCCAGGTCGGCACCATTGGCCTGATCAAGGCGATCGACCGCTTCGAACTCAGCCGCGGTGTGGAGTTCCCCACCTTCGCGATGCCAACCATCGTGGGCGAGATCAAGCGCTTCTTCCGGGACACGTCCTGGTCGGTGCGGGTGCCGCGCCGCCTCCAGGAGCTCCGGCTCGACCTGGCCAAGGCCGGCGACGAACTGGCCCAGAAGCTCGACCGCGCCCCGACGGTGGGCGAGCTCGCCGAGCGTCTGGGGCTGTCGAAGGACGAGGTCGTCGAGGGCATGGCCGCGTCCAACGCGTACACCGCCTCCTCGCTGGACGCCCAGCCCGAGGAGGACGACTCCGAGGGTGCGCTGGCCGATCGGATCGGTTACGAGGACCACGGTCTGGAGGGCATCGAGTACGTCGAGTCCCTGAAGCCGCTGATCGCCGAACTCCCCTCCCGGGACCGCACGATCCTCTCGCTGCGCTTCGTCGCGGGCATGACCCAGTCGGAGATCGGCGACGAACTCGGAATCTCGCAGATGCACGTCTCGCGGCTGCTGTCGCGGACTCTGGTACGACTGCGCAAGGGGCTGACCGTCGAGGAGTGA
- the hutI gene encoding imidazolonepropionase yields the protein MTPGRPPPRPAPEPAPTADQATEDAMSNATTVSPAHSASTASTLITNIAALVTNDPSLGDGSPLGLIQDAAVVIEGDRVVWTGDQSKAPATDNRVDAGGRAVLPGFVDSHSHLVFAGDRTQEFNARMSGRAYSAGGIRTTVAATRAATDAELEAGLTRYLAEALRQGTTTFETKSGYGLTVEDEARALRIAAAHTDEVTYLGAHIVPPDYTDDPAGYVSLVTGEMLDACAPYARWIDVFCEKGAFDGDQARAILTAGKAKGLHPRIHANQLSYGPGVQLAVELDAASADHCTHLTAEDVDALANSRTVATLLPGAEFSTRAEWPDARRLLDAGVTVALSTDCNPGSSFTSSVPFCIALAVRDMRMTPDEAVWSATAGGAAALRREDIGRLTPGAYADLILLDAPSHVHLAYRPGVPLVSGVWRRGTRVV from the coding sequence ATGACCCCGGGCCGCCCGCCCCCACGGCCGGCCCCCGAACCAGCCCCCACCGCCGACCAGGCCACCGAGGACGCCATGAGCAACGCGACGACCGTCAGCCCCGCCCACTCCGCGAGCACCGCAAGCACGCTCATCACCAACATCGCCGCCCTGGTCACCAATGACCCCTCCCTCGGTGACGGATCTCCCCTCGGACTGATCCAGGACGCGGCCGTCGTCATCGAGGGCGACCGCGTCGTGTGGACCGGTGATCAAAGCAAAGCACCCGCCACTGACAATCGGGTCGACGCGGGCGGCCGGGCGGTCCTGCCCGGCTTCGTCGACTCCCACAGCCACCTCGTCTTCGCGGGCGACCGCACGCAGGAGTTCAACGCCCGCATGTCGGGGCGGGCCTACAGCGCGGGCGGCATCCGTACGACGGTCGCCGCGACCCGCGCGGCCACGGACGCCGAACTGGAGGCGGGCCTCACCCGCTACCTGGCCGAGGCACTGCGCCAGGGCACGACGACCTTCGAGACCAAGTCCGGCTACGGCCTGACCGTCGAGGACGAGGCGAGGGCCCTGCGCATCGCCGCCGCCCACACCGACGAGGTCACCTATCTCGGTGCCCACATCGTGCCGCCGGACTACACGGACGACCCGGCGGGCTACGTCTCCCTCGTCACCGGCGAGATGCTCGACGCCTGCGCCCCGTACGCCCGTTGGATCGACGTCTTCTGCGAGAAGGGCGCCTTCGACGGCGACCAGGCCCGCGCGATCCTCACGGCGGGCAAGGCGAAGGGCCTGCACCCCCGCATCCACGCCAACCAGCTCTCCTACGGCCCCGGCGTACAGCTGGCCGTCGAGCTGGACGCGGCCAGCGCCGACCACTGCACCCACCTCACCGCCGAGGACGTGGACGCCCTGGCGAACAGCCGTACGGTCGCCACGCTCCTCCCCGGCGCGGAGTTCTCCACGCGCGCCGAGTGGCCGGACGCCCGCCGCCTCCTGGACGCGGGCGTCACCGTCGCCCTGTCCACGGACTGCAATCCGGGCTCCTCCTTCACCTCCTCGGTGCCCTTCTGCATCGCCCTCGCGGTACGCGACATGCGGATGACGCCGGACGAGGCCGTCTGGTCGGCCACGGCGGGCGGAGCGGCCGCCCTCCGCCGCGAGGACATCGGCCGTCTCACTCCGGGCGCCTACGCCGACCTGATCCTCCTGGACGCCCCGAGCCACGTACACCTGGCGTACCGGCCGGGGGTGCCGCTGGTCAGCGGAGTGTGGCGGCGCGGCACACGCGTGGTCTGA
- a CDS encoding RICIN domain-containing protein: MTRPDGASDARLTELLRADTVTAYAALLELRARHQPSVLAYARLCTAGESAARQLAGQTFTLAARETARGVDPGVPWRHRLLLLTARSAAAWAGDERAAGLDPGVLLLLNTAGPGGPVPPMLTAFESLPARTQGLVWYGLVEAEPEARTADHLGLTREDVVYGMEGALQSLARTCLRLRLAASDDSRCADFRRLIEESVRPDSPRASTDLHAHMVRCPHCAAAHEELCALRDTPRSALAEGLLPWGGTAYVGRSTAEPETRPRAGSRTPSGTWPRPRRLVLASAALGVALAPLLLFLVSQGGDSPTGASASASTSAPASAGGVLPGPPQVTVTTTVSPSPSPSSTSRPPSPSASPSAARSSAPPRRTSPPPFRPPGGSYAQVVNLSTARCLDVAGDFGNGTDVVTAPCSPAGSQRWRVDSDRGVLQSAADPDFCLDSRGDVDKGLGIWSCDSVEGDKGDNLRFTVDPDGVIRPAIAIATGMTPGGGDGVSLEPLTGGAEQRWRAGAT; encoded by the coding sequence ATGACTCGCCCCGACGGGGCGTCCGACGCCCGGCTCACGGAGCTGCTGCGCGCCGACACGGTCACGGCGTACGCGGCCCTGCTGGAGCTCCGCGCCCGCCACCAGCCGTCGGTCCTGGCGTACGCCCGCCTCTGCACGGCCGGTGAGAGCGCCGCACGGCAGCTGGCCGGGCAGACCTTCACGCTCGCGGCCCGGGAGACGGCCCGCGGGGTCGACCCGGGCGTCCCGTGGCGCCATCGGCTCCTGCTGCTGACGGCCCGGTCGGCGGCGGCGTGGGCCGGGGACGAGCGGGCGGCGGGCCTGGACCCGGGCGTCCTGCTGCTCCTGAACACGGCGGGGCCCGGTGGCCCGGTGCCGCCCATGCTCACCGCCTTCGAGTCCCTGCCGGCCCGCACCCAGGGCCTCGTCTGGTACGGCCTGGTGGAGGCCGAGCCGGAAGCCCGCACCGCCGACCACCTGGGCCTGACCCGCGAGGACGTGGTGTACGGCATGGAGGGGGCCCTGCAGTCCCTGGCCCGGACCTGTCTGAGGCTGCGACTCGCCGCCTCGGACGACTCCCGCTGCGCGGACTTCCGCCGCCTCATCGAGGAGTCCGTACGTCCGGACAGTCCCCGCGCCAGCACCGACCTGCACGCCCACATGGTCCGCTGCCCGCACTGCGCGGCGGCCCACGAGGAACTGTGCGCGTTGCGGGACACTCCGCGGTCGGCACTGGCGGAGGGGCTGCTGCCGTGGGGCGGGACGGCGTACGTGGGGCGCAGCACGGCCGAGCCGGAGACGCGACCGCGGGCGGGGTCCCGTACGCCGTCCGGCACCTGGCCACGCCCGCGTCGGCTCGTCCTGGCCTCGGCGGCGCTGGGGGTGGCTCTCGCGCCGCTGTTGCTGTTCCTGGTGTCACAGGGGGGTGACTCCCCGACGGGAGCGTCTGCCTCGGCCTCGACTTCGGCCCCGGCTTCAGCGGGCGGGGTGCTGCCCGGCCCACCGCAGGTGACGGTGACGACGACGGTCTCGCCCTCGCCCTCGCCTTCCTCGACCAGCAGGCCACCGTCCCCCTCTGCGTCCCCTTCCGCGGCAAGGAGTTCGGCGCCGCCCCGGAGGACGAGCCCGCCCCCGTTCCGCCCGCCGGGCGGCTCCTACGCCCAGGTGGTCAACCTCTCCACGGCCCGCTGCCTGGACGTCGCCGGTGACTTCGGCAACGGCACCGACGTCGTCACCGCCCCCTGCTCCCCGGCCGGCTCCCAACGCTGGCGCGTCGACTCCGACCGGGGTGTCCTCCAGTCCGCCGCCGACCCCGACTTCTGCCTGGACAGCCGCGGCGACGTCGACAAGGGCCTCGGCATCTGGTCCTGCGACTCGGTCGAGGGCGACAAAGGCGACAACCTCCGCTTCACGGTCGACCCCGACGGGGTGATCCGTCCGGCGATCGCCATCGCGACGGGGATGACACCCGGGGGCGGGGACGGTGTCTCGCTGGAGCCGCTGACCGGGGGTGCGGAGCAGCGGTGGCGGGCGGGGGCGACGTGA